From Paenibacillus sp. V4I7, one genomic window encodes:
- a CDS encoding Ger(x)C family spore germination C-terminal domain-containing protein, with product MRKSCLALFLLLFCSGCWDMKEINQLAIVNIAAADKDPKTGMITAYFQVINPSGVSTKKGGSGGAAVYTYDFKEYSSGRFADKTSRVMPRLFYTPQIQCYIVSERYARQGILDLINFLERDPEHRTNVDIIVSDAPLSVVMNSFTSLERVPGRYIRSLFELHARNFHMSVFPSRLNDLAKGINFHQPTIIPILEYSSKQPASKADKLESINASKESMSFDDGAVFIHARMVGRLGVETKTVFYILNGNLEKFVEPIVVNGEKVDVEAQNVRVHREYDRSSSRLTIQVRADLRILSNKQNEMTVQNLHDIETAFNQSLKQKAKSFDELCKNKDWDLLGIQDKGVDPAAWHQFKVLVLVNSKVTTIGNTGSSYKVEKSD from the coding sequence GTGAGAAAATCATGTCTTGCCTTATTTCTTCTGCTGTTCTGCTCAGGATGCTGGGATATGAAGGAAATTAATCAATTAGCGATTGTCAACATCGCTGCAGCCGACAAAGACCCGAAAACGGGTATGATCACCGCTTATTTTCAAGTCATTAATCCCTCAGGTGTCTCAACGAAAAAAGGCGGCTCAGGAGGCGCAGCCGTATATACGTATGATTTCAAGGAATATAGTTCGGGGAGATTTGCGGATAAGACAAGCAGGGTAATGCCAAGGTTGTTTTATACACCTCAAATACAGTGTTATATTGTTTCGGAACGGTATGCCCGGCAAGGTATTTTAGATTTAATTAATTTTCTGGAGCGAGATCCGGAACATCGGACAAATGTGGATATTATCGTTTCCGACGCACCGTTATCCGTTGTCATGAACAGCTTTACCTCTCTGGAAAGAGTACCGGGCCGGTATATTCGCTCTTTGTTTGAACTTCATGCGCGTAATTTTCATATGAGTGTATTCCCTAGCCGGTTAAACGATTTAGCGAAAGGTATCAATTTCCACCAACCGACCATCATCCCCATTCTCGAATACAGCAGCAAGCAACCTGCTTCTAAGGCAGATAAATTAGAAAGCATCAATGCAAGTAAAGAGTCGATGAGTTTTGATGATGGAGCTGTGTTTATCCATGCTCGCATGGTTGGCCGTTTGGGTGTGGAAACAAAAACGGTATTCTACATCTTGAATGGCAATCTCGAGAAATTTGTAGAACCCATTGTAGTTAATGGAGAAAAGGTCGATGTTGAAGCACAGAATGTTCGAGTTCATAGGGAATATGACCGCTCTTCCTCTCGTCTTACTATACAGGTCCGAGCTGATCTTCGGATATTAAGCAATAAACAAAATGAAATGACCGTTCAGAATCTTCATGATATAGAAACGGCATTTAATCAATCCCTAAAACAGAAAGCAAAGTCTTTCGATGAATTGTGTAAAAACAAAGACTGGGATCTGCTAGGCATTCAGGATAAAGGCGTTGATCCTGCAGCATGGCATCAATTTAAGGTCTTGGTTCTCGTAAACTCCAAGGTCACAACGATCGGGAATACAGGATCTTCATACAAGGTAGAAAAGAGTGATTGA
- a CDS encoding spore germination protein, which translates to MLRADTTSLIVEQITERLGQSPDFICKELVINEELNLYCIYLASIVTTNQIDEMLLKPIFEGNPSIETSTHHPVHWLTNRIPLIGRKELSGSIEGINELLEGHCLLIPTWGNTILSYDVSKGEYRTISEPTSEASVRGPREGFVEDISRNVALIRKRLKNEHLVFESMTIGSATKTKVYLTYLNNVASVQVIDEFRRRLHAIQTDSILESGYIEEWIQDKTFSPFPQLVSSERPDIIVAKLLEGQVAVITDGTPIVLLGPVTFFQMFSSAEDYYQRADIATLTRWLRMLAFLLSIFIPSLYIAVVSYHQELLPTSLLISLAAQREEVPFPVFIEAIIMTVTFEILREAGLRMPRIAGQSISIVGALVLGQAAVEAGLVSAAMVIVVSLTAISNFASPNYSFGITQRIIQFSFMLLAGVLGLFGIMSGVFFLLVHLVSIRSFGVKYMTPLAPVALSDLKDTLVRVPRFLMKRIPRAFYSKK; encoded by the coding sequence ATGTTAAGGGCTGACACAACTAGTCTCATTGTTGAACAAATCACGGAACGTCTTGGACAATCTCCCGACTTCATTTGTAAAGAACTGGTAATCAACGAAGAATTGAACCTTTACTGCATTTATCTTGCATCGATCGTAACGACGAATCAGATCGATGAAATGCTATTGAAGCCCATTTTTGAAGGAAATCCAAGCATAGAAACATCTACACATCATCCAGTTCACTGGTTGACAAATAGAATCCCGCTTATTGGGCGGAAGGAATTGTCAGGATCCATAGAAGGTATCAACGAACTTCTTGAAGGTCATTGTCTTCTCATTCCAACCTGGGGAAATACAATTCTAAGTTATGATGTCTCAAAAGGGGAATATCGTACTATTTCGGAACCCACATCGGAGGCTTCTGTTCGTGGTCCAAGAGAGGGCTTCGTTGAGGATATATCGCGGAATGTCGCTTTAATCCGGAAAAGACTGAAGAACGAACATCTAGTGTTTGAATCCATGACGATCGGGTCAGCAACAAAGACTAAAGTATACCTGACTTATCTCAATAATGTAGCCTCCGTGCAAGTTATTGATGAGTTCCGCCGTCGTCTTCATGCCATTCAAACCGATAGCATTTTGGAGAGTGGATATATTGAAGAATGGATTCAAGATAAAACATTCTCGCCGTTTCCTCAACTAGTTAGTTCAGAACGACCAGACATCATTGTCGCTAAATTACTCGAGGGACAAGTCGCGGTCATTACAGACGGAACACCGATCGTTCTATTGGGGCCCGTCACTTTTTTTCAAATGTTCTCATCGGCAGAAGACTATTACCAACGAGCGGATATTGCCACTCTTACGCGTTGGTTGCGTATGCTTGCTTTTTTGTTATCCATATTCATACCCTCTCTTTATATAGCGGTGGTAAGCTATCACCAGGAATTATTGCCTACCTCCCTCCTAATCAGTTTGGCGGCTCAACGTGAAGAAGTGCCGTTTCCTGTGTTTATTGAAGCGATTATCATGACGGTAACATTCGAGATCTTACGTGAAGCCGGACTTCGTATGCCGCGTATTGCCGGCCAATCCATATCTATCGTAGGCGCTCTCGTTTTAGGCCAGGCCGCAGTGGAAGCCGGGCTCGTTTCGGCAGCGATGGTTATTGTTGTATCCCTTACAGCTATTTCGAACTTCGCATCTCCTAACTACAGTTTCGGTATTACTCAAAGAATCATTCAGTTTTCTTTTATGCTATTGGCCGGGGTACTGGGATTATTCGGCATCATGTCCGGCGTTTTTTTTCTACTGGTTCATTTGGTGTCGATACGTTCGTTCGGTGTCAAATATATGACTCCACTAGCTCCCGTAGCGCTTTCCGACTTGAAGGACACCTTGGTTAGGGTCCCCCGGTTTTTAATGAAACGAATTCCGCGTGCGTTTTATTCAAAGAAATAA
- a CDS encoding Dps family protein, producing the protein MMSSTTVTLQEVLNKQIANLNVLYTKLHNYHWYVKGHQFFTLHLKFEELYNEVALHSDDLAERLLAIKGLPMARMVDYLNYSSVKEATGTENADQMVKTIAQDFEIMIVELRGGMVLAESLNDDTTADMLLAIHTSLEKHVWMLNSFLE; encoded by the coding sequence ATGATGAGTTCAACTACCGTAACACTGCAAGAAGTGTTGAATAAACAAATAGCAAACTTGAATGTGCTGTATACCAAGCTGCATAACTACCACTGGTATGTGAAAGGACATCAGTTTTTTACGCTTCATCTCAAATTTGAAGAGTTATACAACGAAGTTGCGCTTCACAGTGATGATTTAGCAGAACGGTTACTTGCAATTAAGGGGCTGCCGATGGCGAGAATGGTAGATTATTTAAATTATTCCTCAGTAAAAGAAGCAACCGGGACAGAAAATGCGGATCAAATGGTGAAAACCATCGCTCAAGATTTTGAAATTATGATTGTAGAATTAAGGGGCGGGATGGTATTAGCAGAATCTCTCAACGATGACACAACGGCAGATATGTTGCTGGCTATTCACACATCCTTGGAAAAGCATGTTTGGATGTTAAATTCATTTCTTGAGTAA
- a CDS encoding DUF6597 domain-containing transcriptional factor → MNEFMTDTTHGYVPLQPEIERHTADYQEYKAHGDARHIPALFYQFRSKSVGSPDFVAIPDGHVDMLFSCDASQPNIQVYGSVLSRHTITLKRNTVYFGVRFLSLHVTGRSKIDMKDLINQSCPLSDFA, encoded by the coding sequence ATGAATGAGTTCATGACGGATACGACCCATGGTTATGTCCCTTTGCAGCCTGAAATAGAGCGGCATACGGCTGATTATCAAGAATACAAAGCGCATGGCGACGCGCGCCACATCCCCGCTTTATTTTATCAATTTCGCTCCAAAAGCGTGGGATCTCCAGATTTCGTCGCGATTCCGGACGGTCATGTGGACATGTTATTCAGTTGTGACGCTAGTCAGCCTAACATCCAGGTGTACGGCTCCGTGCTTTCCAGACACACGATCACCTTGAAAAGAAATACCGTTTACTTCGGTGTTCGTTTTCTCTCCCTACATGTAACAGGTAGATCGAAGATTGATATGAAGGATTTGATTAATCAATCTTGTCCATTATCAGATTTCGCTTAA
- a CDS encoding NUDIX domain-containing protein: MAIMTDSRGNVFLDFIRIEYDKLNAIILDAPLTHALIVVRCQGKYLFLNNKWRKNWELPGGVIEPGENAQQCVIRELLEETNQNINMVEFKGLMKFRLQPSFHGPERTEYGALFMGELCLLEDFVENDEASSIILWDGTSEIGDIAEIDRKLIEFIL, encoded by the coding sequence ATGGCAATCATGACAGACTCAAGGGGTAATGTTTTTTTGGATTTTATAAGAATCGAGTATGATAAACTCAATGCAATTATACTGGATGCTCCCTTAACACATGCTCTAATCGTGGTGAGGTGCCAAGGTAAGTACCTTTTCTTGAACAATAAGTGGAGAAAGAACTGGGAACTGCCAGGAGGTGTCATTGAACCGGGAGAGAATGCTCAACAATGTGTAATTAGAGAATTACTTGAAGAAACCAATCAGAATATCAATATGGTTGAGTTCAAAGGTCTAATGAAGTTTAGACTTCAGCCAAGTTTTCATGGCCCTGAACGGACAGAATATGGGGCTTTGTTCATGGGGGAACTATGCCTACTTGAAGATTTTGTTGAAAACGATGAGGCTTCTTCAATTATCCTTTGGGATGGTACATCAGAGATTGGTGATATCGCTGAGATAGATAGGAAGTTAATTGAGTTCATTTTATGA
- a CDS encoding DUF3231 family protein — translation MEIIKPIQLGSTKSNISEKLTSAEMGKLWATYMGNSMSKCILSYYLQHVEDEEIKTLLENALKLSVEFMKTTKDIFKKENFPIPNGFSEEDVNLGAPRLFEDEYYVHYLKYAAKAGMSIYNVAVPLVYRKDVKEFFIYCMDSTMALIEQINDILMNKGLIIKPPIIPVPDKVEFVHQGFLNGFLGHVRPLHALEIAHLYDNIENNATSKALIMAFSQVVKSEKIRKLFIEGKDLTHKSIEQYMEKLHNENLPSPSFLDHLVTTSTFSPFSDKLMLFHKIDMFSMKIRAFGNSAAVNGRHDMGVLYAKSLMKISSFVEDAAKILIENGWMEQPPFAVNRDKLASEK, via the coding sequence ATGGAAATAATTAAACCCATTCAGCTTGGTTCAACTAAATCGAATATCAGTGAAAAACTAACATCAGCAGAAATGGGTAAACTTTGGGCAACATACATGGGAAACAGCATGTCAAAATGTATATTAAGCTATTACCTTCAACACGTTGAAGACGAAGAGATCAAAACTTTATTAGAGAATGCATTAAAATTAAGCGTAGAGTTCATGAAAACAACGAAAGATATTTTTAAGAAAGAAAACTTCCCAATTCCTAACGGTTTTTCAGAAGAAGACGTTAACCTTGGTGCTCCTCGTTTATTTGAAGATGAATACTATGTTCATTACTTGAAATATGCAGCTAAAGCAGGAATGAGTATTTATAACGTAGCCGTACCGCTTGTTTATAGGAAGGATGTAAAAGAGTTTTTTATTTATTGTATGGATTCCACAATGGCTTTGATAGAACAAATCAACGATATATTAATGAATAAGGGATTAATCATCAAACCACCTATTATTCCAGTTCCAGATAAAGTGGAATTTGTTCATCAAGGTTTTTTAAATGGTTTTTTGGGACATGTACGTCCTTTACACGCATTAGAAATTGCCCATTTGTATGATAATATTGAAAATAATGCAACAAGCAAAGCATTAATCATGGCATTTAGCCAAGTAGTAAAATCGGAAAAGATTCGAAAATTGTTTATAGAAGGTAAGGATCTGACTCATAAAAGCATTGAACAGTATATGGAAAAACTACATAATGAAAATCTACCTTCACCATCATTTCTTGACCATTTGGTTACAACATCAACGTTTTCTCCATTTTCAGATAAGTTAATGTTATTTCATAAGATTGACATGTTTTCAATGAAAATTAGAGCGTTTGGAAATTCTGCGGCTGTAAACGGAAGACATGATATGGGAGTCCTCTATGCAAAGTCATTAATGAAAATCTCATCATTTGTTGAAGATGCAGCGAAAATTTTGATTGAGAACGGATGGATGGAACAACCACCCTTTGCTGTTAATAGAGATAAGTTAGCGTCTGAAAAATAA
- a CDS encoding ArsB/NhaD family transporter, which translates to MVLTNDENLGGTMEQQAILAIGIFLLTYGMIIAEKIHRTIVAMIGGVLMVVLGVVDQESAMHHIDFNTLGLLIGMMIIVSITAETGLFKYIALIAAKKAKGDPVRILVSLVLITAIGSAFLDNVTTVLLMVPVTFSITRQLRVNPIPFLITQIIASNIGGTATLIGDPPNIMIGSAVKELTFMAFINNLAPVVVVIMAVTIPIFVFLFRKQIQTTPELKQSIMRIDEKEVITDHKLLTKSLSILGLTIVGFFLHQLFHLESATVALAGAFLLLLLTGEHAMEEAFTKVEWTTIFFFVGLFVLVSGLVETGIISKLAAQAIELTGGNPVATSMLILWLSAIASAFLDNIPFVATMIPMIQEMGNMGVENLEPLWWSLALGACLGGNGTLIGASANLIVAGMSGKEGHPIKFVTFMKYGFPLMLLSVVLANIYIYFRYLI; encoded by the coding sequence ATAGTATTAACAAATGATGAAAATCTAGGAGGAACTATGGAACAGCAAGCAATCTTGGCAATTGGTATCTTTCTTCTCACGTACGGAATGATCATCGCCGAAAAAATTCATCGCACGATCGTAGCTATGATCGGTGGCGTCCTCATGGTCGTTCTCGGCGTTGTTGATCAGGAATCGGCTATGCATCACATTGACTTTAATACCTTAGGGCTTTTAATCGGAATGATGATTATTGTTAGTATTACAGCTGAAACCGGGTTATTTAAGTATATTGCACTGATTGCGGCAAAAAAGGCAAAAGGTGATCCCGTCAGAATCCTAGTGTCACTCGTGCTTATCACGGCGATTGGTTCGGCCTTCCTTGATAACGTGACAACCGTACTGCTCATGGTGCCTGTTACGTTCAGCATTACGCGGCAATTACGTGTAAATCCGATCCCCTTTTTGATCACTCAAATAATTGCATCTAATATCGGAGGCACCGCGACATTAATTGGTGATCCGCCAAACATCATGATCGGAAGTGCTGTCAAGGAATTGACTTTTATGGCATTCATCAACAATCTAGCTCCTGTTGTCGTTGTCATTATGGCCGTCACAATACCGATCTTCGTGTTTTTATTCCGCAAGCAAATTCAGACCACTCCAGAGCTGAAACAAAGCATTATGCGCATAGATGAGAAAGAAGTAATCACCGACCACAAATTGCTAACCAAAAGCCTCTCCATTCTGGGACTTACGATTGTCGGGTTCTTTCTCCACCAACTGTTTCACCTTGAGTCGGCAACGGTAGCCTTAGCAGGGGCATTCCTGTTGCTGCTTCTGACTGGCGAGCATGCCATGGAAGAAGCTTTCACGAAGGTCGAATGGACCACCATCTTCTTCTTTGTCGGGCTGTTCGTCTTAGTCTCCGGTCTGGTGGAAACTGGCATCATCTCCAAATTAGCTGCACAAGCCATTGAACTTACGGGCGGGAATCCCGTTGCGACGTCCATGTTGATTCTATGGCTCAGTGCAATCGCGTCTGCGTTCCTGGACAACATACCTTTTGTCGCAACGATGATCCCTATGATTCAGGAAATGGGGAATATGGGAGTTGAGAATCTAGAGCCGCTGTGGTGGAGTCTTGCATTAGGGGCTTGTCTTGGCGGTAACGGTACGCTAATCGGGGCAAGCGCAAACTTAATCGTAGCTGGCATGTCCGGTAAAGAAGGACACCCGATTAAATTTGTTACGTTTATGAAATACGGTTTTCCACTTATGCTGCTCTCCGTTGTATTGGCTAATATCTACATTTATTTCCGATATTTAATATAA
- a CDS encoding GbsR/MarR family transcriptional regulator codes for MEHIQGINSEQEVIIQKARKRVIESIGKNMDLYGITQSIGHLYGLLFFQNSPMTLDEMGEAMEMSKTSMSTGVRTLVDLKMVNKVWEKGSRKDLYEVEMDWFQTFADYFGLKWRKALEINLSSLRKSKVELLNLYNQFPHEISLQEVLKVDLEKIDEAIRYYTWLDRLIDSFETGDIFSLVPKDPPKIND; via the coding sequence ATGGAACATATACAAGGAATAAATTCAGAACAAGAAGTCATCATACAAAAAGCTCGAAAACGTGTCATTGAATCCATCGGTAAAAATATGGATCTTTATGGCATCACCCAGTCAATCGGTCATTTATACGGACTTCTTTTTTTCCAGAATAGTCCAATGACATTAGACGAAATGGGAGAGGCCATGGAAATGAGTAAAACCAGTATGAGCACAGGCGTGCGTACACTGGTTGATTTGAAGATGGTCAATAAAGTGTGGGAAAAAGGTTCACGAAAAGATCTTTACGAGGTAGAAATGGACTGGTTTCAAACCTTTGCGGATTACTTCGGGTTAAAGTGGCGTAAAGCATTAGAGATCAATCTTAGTTCTCTTCGCAAATCAAAAGTAGAGCTTTTGAATCTCTACAATCAATTTCCTCATGAAATTTCACTACAAGAGGTCCTTAAAGTTGATCTCGAGAAAATTGATGAAGCTATTCGATATTATACATGGTTGGACCGACTCATTGATTCATTTGAAACGGGCGACATTTTTAGCTTAGTACCCAAAGACCCGCCTAAAATCAACGACTAG
- a CDS encoding glycine betaine/L-proline ABC transporter ATP-binding protein — MTIIDVHQVTKIFGPDPHSALSLLTQKQSKEQIYRETKHTVGVNEVSFSVQSGEIFVIMGLSGSGKSTLVRLLNRLIEPTKGSISIHGKDIVGMKDEELRRVRRESISMVFQKFALFPHRTVAQNVEYGLEIQGIGVKERRTKAIEALGLVGLQDWADSMPSQLSGGMQQRVGLARALANDPDILLMDEAFSALDPLIRKDMQDELLELQDKMKKTIVFITHDLDEALRIGDRIALMKDGSIVQIGKPEEIMMNPANEYVERFVEDVDLSKVLTASSVMRRPETVGIDRGPRVALQLMSENGISNLFVVDRGKKLIGVITAEDASGAVRYGKNLEDIVIRDAPTVVPDQMLYELFEICGTSKYPIGVVDENRRILGVIVRGAVLGALAGQPNAKEEVKTIDPKDTVR; from the coding sequence ATGACTATAATTGATGTGCATCAGGTGACAAAAATTTTTGGGCCTGATCCCCATTCTGCTCTTTCGTTACTGACCCAAAAACAGTCAAAGGAGCAGATCTACAGGGAAACGAAGCATACAGTGGGTGTCAACGAAGTCAGCTTTTCGGTACAATCGGGTGAAATATTTGTCATCATGGGGCTGTCAGGCAGCGGGAAATCAACTTTGGTTCGACTGCTGAACAGATTAATTGAACCTACGAAAGGAAGCATATCCATTCATGGCAAAGATATTGTAGGTATGAAGGATGAAGAGCTTCGTCGTGTAAGAAGAGAAAGCATTAGTATGGTGTTCCAGAAATTTGCATTATTCCCGCATAGAACCGTTGCTCAAAATGTGGAATATGGATTAGAAATCCAGGGTATAGGGGTAAAGGAAAGACGTACAAAGGCGATTGAAGCTTTGGGGCTTGTTGGACTGCAGGATTGGGCAGACAGTATGCCTTCTCAATTAAGCGGCGGCATGCAGCAAAGAGTAGGTCTTGCCAGAGCGCTAGCTAATGACCCTGATATTCTCTTAATGGATGAAGCCTTTAGTGCCTTGGATCCACTAATTCGGAAGGATATGCAAGATGAGTTATTGGAACTTCAAGATAAGATGAAAAAAACGATTGTTTTCATCACGCACGATTTAGATGAAGCACTTCGCATTGGTGACCGAATCGCCCTTATGAAAGATGGAAGCATTGTCCAAATTGGGAAGCCGGAAGAGATTATGATGAACCCAGCCAATGAATATGTAGAGAGGTTTGTAGAAGATGTAGACTTGTCCAAAGTATTGACGGCATCTTCGGTCATGCGTAGGCCGGAAACGGTAGGAATTGACAGAGGTCCGAGGGTTGCTCTTCAGCTCATGAGTGAAAACGGTATTTCCAACTTGTTCGTCGTTGATCGCGGAAAAAAATTAATTGGCGTCATAACCGCAGAAGATGCATCTGGAGCCGTGCGATACGGAAAAAATCTGGAGGACATTGTTATCCGAGATGCGCCGACAGTTGTACCAGATCAAATGTTATATGAGTTGTTTGAGATATGTGGGACCTCCAAATACCCGATAGGTGTCGTCGACGAGAATAGGCGAATCTTAGGCGTTATTGTTCGTGGAGCTGTTCTTGGAGCGCTCGCTGGTCAACCGAATGCTAAAGAGGAGGTAAAAACGATTGATCCCAAAGATACCGTTAGATGA
- a CDS encoding proline/glycine betaine ABC transporter permease produces the protein MPKIPLDEWVEKGVDVLESNCAFLFQIISDCIEGSVNAFSSFFHFFPALLFITWITILAYYLGRWPFAVFSATGLLLVDNLGYWSHTMDTLALVMTSSLISILIGIPLGVWCAQSEKVRNFVTPLMDFMQTMPAFVYLIPAVTFFGLGVVPGVIASVIFAVPPTIRLTNLGIRQVAEDLVEAADAFGSTATQKLFKLQFPLAMPTIMAGINQTIMLALSMVVIASMIGAQGIGADVYRAVTQIKTGQGFEAGLSIVVLAILLDRMMQYILKKKRSV, from the coding sequence ATCCCAAAGATACCGTTAGATGAATGGGTCGAAAAAGGTGTGGATGTACTTGAATCAAACTGTGCTTTCTTATTTCAAATAATCTCAGATTGCATCGAAGGCAGTGTGAATGCTTTTTCTTCCTTTTTTCACTTTTTTCCAGCCCTTCTGTTTATTACATGGATTACGATATTGGCTTATTACTTGGGTAGGTGGCCGTTTGCCGTATTTTCTGCTACAGGTCTATTATTGGTCGATAACTTAGGCTATTGGAGCCATACAATGGACACACTGGCACTAGTTATGACTTCCTCTCTCATATCCATTCTCATTGGCATCCCACTTGGAGTCTGGTGTGCACAAAGTGAGAAGGTTCGGAATTTCGTTACTCCCTTAATGGACTTCATGCAAACAATGCCGGCATTTGTGTATTTGATCCCAGCAGTCACTTTCTTTGGTTTAGGCGTAGTACCAGGTGTGATCGCATCCGTCATTTTTGCCGTACCACCTACTATTCGACTTACTAACTTGGGGATTAGGCAGGTTGCCGAGGATTTAGTAGAAGCAGCAGATGCATTCGGTTCGACAGCAACTCAGAAATTGTTCAAGCTTCAATTCCCGCTAGCTATGCCTACGATTATGGCTGGAATAAATCAAACCATCATGCTTGCACTTTCAATGGTAGTTATTGCTTCTATGATTGGTGCCCAGGGTATTGGGGCGGATGTATATCGTGCTGTTACTCAAATTAAAACAGGTCAGGGTTTTGAAGCAGGCTTGTCTATTGTCGTATTGGCTATACTGCTTGATAGAATGATGCAGTACATACTGAAGAAAAAAAGGAGTGTATAA
- a CDS encoding glycine betaine ABC transporter substrate-binding protein, with the protein MKNTAKSIMLVILTSLLIITGCSKVASSDASIGNKVKHEIVGIDPGAGLMKQTAQALNDYDLKDWKLVEGSSAAMAAALDKAYKDKEPIIVTGWTPHWMFAKYDLKYLNDPKGVFGKDEQIHTIVRNGLKKEAPSAYTMLDRFEWTPEDMAVVMSAIIEGEKPEEAAGGWVKNNATKVDSWVKDLPQEKGKKLKLAYVAWDSEIASTNVVKAVLEEKLGYKVEMLQVEAGPMWAGISDGSADAMVAAWLPTTHKDYFDKYAGKIEDLGANLNGTKLGLVVPKYMNIDSIEDLKTK; encoded by the coding sequence TTGAAAAATACAGCTAAATCTATCATGCTGGTGATTTTAACCTCACTACTAATCATTACTGGGTGTTCTAAAGTAGCATCATCGGATGCTAGTATAGGGAATAAGGTTAAACATGAGATCGTAGGTATTGATCCTGGAGCAGGATTAATGAAGCAAACCGCGCAGGCATTGAATGATTATGACCTCAAGGATTGGAAGCTTGTGGAGGGCTCAAGTGCAGCGATGGCTGCAGCTCTGGACAAGGCTTACAAAGACAAGGAGCCTATTATTGTGACCGGGTGGACACCACACTGGATGTTCGCTAAATATGATCTGAAATATTTAAATGATCCCAAAGGTGTGTTCGGGAAAGACGAGCAAATACATACAATCGTGAGAAATGGCTTGAAAAAGGAAGCCCCTTCAGCATACACCATGCTAGACCGGTTTGAGTGGACACCCGAAGATATGGCGGTCGTTATGTCGGCTATTATTGAAGGGGAAAAGCCGGAAGAAGCAGCCGGTGGGTGGGTAAAGAATAATGCGACCAAAGTTGATAGTTGGGTGAAGGATCTGCCCCAAGAAAAAGGAAAGAAGCTTAAACTGGCTTATGTCGCGTGGGATTCTGAAATCGCTAGTACCAATGTTGTGAAAGCTGTACTAGAAGAGAAGCTTGGTTACAAAGTTGAGATGCTGCAAGTCGAAGCGGGACCTATGTGGGCAGGAATCTCAGATGGAAGCGCGGATGCCATGGTTGCAGCTTGGCTTCCTACAACACATAAAGATTATTTTGATAAATATGCTGGGAAAATCGAGGATTTGGGAGCTAACTTGAACGGCACCAAATTGGGGCTGGTTGTTCCGAAATATATGAATATCGATTCGATTGAGGACTTGAAAACAAAATAA
- a CDS encoding CBO0543 family protein yields the protein MTDKQQEALRELTNSISTVTNDWTMYWKTYSNIGTWQFWVVMAFFIVPLIILVLKMDRKKAFRLGFYGLAIHVIAIYIDSYGTSHKMWEYPFKIFPYPPASFGLDASLIPVTYMLMYQWTLNRHKNYYVYLGLLSIVFAFVFKPLISWLELFHLVESSYVQLFIFYVVGGLLGKWLTDLFHLAQHRSER from the coding sequence ATGACGGACAAACAACAGGAAGCTCTCAGAGAATTAACGAACAGCATATCAACAGTAACAAATGACTGGACCATGTATTGGAAGACCTATTCAAATATAGGAACATGGCAATTTTGGGTTGTAATGGCGTTTTTTATAGTGCCTTTAATTATCTTAGTTTTGAAAATGGATAGAAAAAAAGCTTTTCGTCTTGGGTTTTATGGTCTAGCCATTCATGTTATCGCAATTTATATAGATTCATATGGAACATCTCATAAAATGTGGGAATATCCATTTAAAATTTTTCCTTATCCTCCTGCAAGTTTCGGCTTGGATGCCTCTCTCATACCTGTTACATATATGCTTATGTACCAATGGACATTAAATCGTCATAAGAACTACTATGTATACCTTGGATTATTATCCATTGTATTTGCATTTGTGTTCAAGCCATTAATTTCTTGGTTGGAGTTGTTTCATTTGGTGGAATCAAGTTATGTTCAATTGTTTATTTTTTACGTTGTCGGTGGATTACTTGGTAAATGGCTGACAGACCTATTTCACCTTGCACAACATCGATCGGAAAGATAG